The Methanosarcina barkeri str. Wiesmoor DNA segment TGAGTTTAGCACAGGGATGGAGGATAGACTGCGCGAGTATATGCCGGAAGTTAACCGCTTGGAAGTTAACCGCTTGGAAGTTAACCGCTTGGAAGTTAACCGCTTAATTGACTATCGGTTCACCCGAAAAGATGGATCAGATCTATGGTGCATTCTTTCCTTCAGTCCATTATTCGATGATCAAGGAAAATACGCAGGGTCATTGATCATGATTATGGACATTACCGACTGCAAGCGAACTGAAAAAGCCCTTAAAAAAGCCTACAATAGTTTAGAAGAAAAAATAAAAGAACGCACAGCAGAGCTGAAAATTGCTTACAGTTCATTAAAAGAAAATGAACGAAGTCTTGCTGAAGCTCAAGAGCTTGCTCATATTGGAAATTGGTGTCGCAATATTGAAACCGGGGAAGTACGCTGGTCTGATGAAGTTTATCGTATTTTTGGATTTAAGCCTCAAGAATTTGGCGTCACCTACGATATGTTTTTGAGCCGTGTACATCCAGATGAGCGTGAGTATTTAGTTGAAGTAGTCAAACAAGCTTTAGATAAAAAGTTCTTTGACGCTGAATATAGAATAATCCGACCTGATGGAGTAGAGCGTATACTGCACGAGGATATCAAAGTTATTTGTGACAATGAGAATACTCCAATTCGACTGAATGGGACAGTTCAGGATATTACTGAACGTAAAAAAGCAGAAGAAGCTCTGATAAAACTCGAAAAGACCCGGATAAAGGAAATTCATCATAGAATCAAAAATAACTTACAGGTAATCTCTTCCCTGCTGGACCTCCAGGCTGATAAGTTCAAAGATGAATCGGTTAGAAAAGCTTTCAGTGAAAGCCAGAACCGTGTATTTTCAATGTCTCTTATCCATGAAGAACTCTATAAAGGGGATGAAGCCTGTTCACTGGACTTTTCTTCCTATCTAGAAAAGTTAGCTGAAAATCTATTCAGGACTTACAGCACTAGCGGCAAAAGTATCCACCTGAATACGGATCTGGAAGAAAACACATTTCTTGACATGGATACTGCTGTCCCATTGGGCATAATAGTTAATGAACTCATTTCTAACTCCTTAAAGCATGCATTTACTGAAAAAAAAGAAGGAGAAATTCAAGTCCGTTTTTTCAGGGATAAAGAAAAGTGTAACGAAATGCACAGTTTAATATTCAGCCTGATAATTTCGGATAACGGAATAGGAATTCCTGAAGACCTGGATTTAGAAAATATCAAGTCGCTTGGCCTGCAATTAGTAAATATCCTTGTAGACCAGTTAGACGGAGAACTTCAACTGAAAAGGGACAATGGTACTAATTTCACATTGAAGTTCTCAGTAAAAGAAAAAGCAAATCAGGCATGTCAACAGCCCTACATCAATTCGTTAAACAAAAAATGACTTCAAGCCTGTATTTTACTTTAGAATTTAATTAATTTTTTCTTATCATTTCAGTGAAGAACTTGGTTTCTATAACAGAATGAGTGCAAATACAGAATGAGTACAAATACAGAATGAGTGCAAATACAGAATGAGTGCAAATACAGAATGAGTGCAAATACAAAATGAGTACAAATACAGAATGAGTACAAATATAGAATGAGTACAAATACAGAATGAGTACAAATACAGAATGAGTGCAAATACAGAATGAGTACAAATTTGCTGATTGTTTTTTATTATATATAAAGTTAATATAATATTAAATTTCTAATTTGTTTATTAATATTAAACTTTTATTTTTTAAATTGACTTTTTGATAATTTATTGGAAAAATATTTATTTTTTTACATCATAAATATATGCATGAGTTACAAAGACACTACAAATCAGGAGTCTATATCCTATCAGGCTCTAGTAGATGAAAACCACGCCTTAAAAGATGAGATACAGAATCTGAGAGTACATCTAAAGGATGCTGAAGAAAGGGAAAGAAGTCTTACTGAAGCTCAAGAAATTTCTCATATTGGAAATTGGTGTCGCAACATTGAAACCGGGGAAGTACGCTGGTCTGATGAAGTTTATCGTATTTTCGGATTTAAGCCTCAAGAATTTGGCGTCACCTACGATATGTTTTTGAGCCGTGTACATCCAGATGAGCGTGAGTATTTAGTTGAAGTAGTCAAACAAGCTTTAGATAAAAAGTTCTTTGACGCTGAATATAGAATAATCCGACCTGATGGAGTAGAGCGTATACTGCACGAGGATATCAAAGTTATTTGTAATAATGAAAATATTCCGATTAGGCTGAACGGAACAGTTCAGGATATTACTGAACGTAAAAAAGCATAAAAAGCTTTGATATGATTCAAAATTGATCGTTTATTAGCCAGTACTGGACAGTATCGTCTTTACGGGAGCTTTTCACGCTCGACGAAGGAGAGCGGCCTGTACAAAAGTGAATATTTAAAATCGCAGAATGAGAATTGAAATAAACCAGAACAGAATTTTTATACCCTTTAGCTAGCTGGAATAAGAATGCATCGGCATTTTTCCTTTATATCCTCAAAATCCAGATTATTCAGGTTCTTAATATTTTCATGCATAAGCGGTGAGTATTTTTCAATTAGAGAGCTGTTTTTTTCTATCAGAGTTTTAATTTCTTTTCGGTCTTTACAAAAATTAATATCCCCTATCAGAGCCAAAAATTCTTCTGTATTCTCTCTGGTGATATTTTCGCTTTTGATGAGGCGTATTTCTTTCTCTTCAAAAATATGTATAAACGATGTTTTTATTGGCTCATGTCCGGCTTGCACGTCTCTTGAAGCGGAAAATTGAGTATTTATGGTAGCCAGTAGAATAAACTGCTCTTTCTGGTATTTAACGTGGGAGATTATTCCCTCATCCTGCATTTTATATGAGTCTTTATCGAGAGTTAGCAGAACACCGGATGATCCTCCCTCAATTTCATTTTCCAGACCGGATAGCCATTTCTCAACGTCCTTTTTCGTTTTTCCTATCCTAAAAACACCATTAGCCATTAAAAACGCCTTATTTCCGGCACAAAGGGGGCTGTTTAGATCATTCTTTGCAACACCATAGAATCTTGAAGGTTTGGGATTTGTCTGAGGTACAAGAATTATATCACAGGCAGAAATCAGGCGGTGTCTCAGTTCGTCATTGAGGTATTCGAAGCAGATAAGAACTCCAAGATTAAGATTATCCCGCAACTTGAAAATATGGTTCAATTTTCCCTGTTTCATGCCTTTGTGAAAAAATAGGTCACGTTCTTCCTTTGCTCCAAACATCTTTTCGCTGTGTATTATATTAGAGTTAGGTATTACAACAGGACAGATATTCTTCCGGAAATCTTCTTCTCCAAAGTCAGAAGCAAACAATTTCTCATATTTTTCAAGATTTTCTTCCGTAACGTAGTGTGTACCTGCGAAAACAATTATCCCGGTTTCATTAGCATAGTTCTGTATGTCTTCGAGGTAGTCAAAAGGTATCGAAAATTCAGGGAATACAATAATATCAGCTTCTTCTTTGACAGCCTCAAGTATTGCCATTACTTTTCTTTTATAGGCTTCACTTTCCAGAACTTTTACTGCGTAGTCTTCACCATAAACATCGTATCTTAACTGTACAACTGCAACTTTCAAATCCCCTGCGGTACAGACACCGTTGAAGCAATCATGCAAAAAGATTCGAGCTTTTTTATTTTTACTTATTGTTTCTGAGTAATCAATATCTCTTATCACTGGTTTCTGGGTTGGAGTTTCAAAGATAATTCTATCTTCACCACTGGGAATATACCTTCTTTCCAGAAAATCAATTTCAATTTCATTGTCTTTAATTTCTTCCTTGCTCAGTGCACGGTTGAAAATAATCGTATTTGCTGTTTTTACGGTCAATTTATCTTTTATCTTTTCGGCATCAAATGTAATTCTGAGCTTCCAGTTGTTATAAAAAAGGTTAGGGCTGAAAGGCTCCTCTATGTAATCTTTGAGCTTCTTTTGAACACGCCCAAACAAATTCTCAAGCGCTTTATACTCAATAGCTCTTATTTTTCCGTCAAATTCTTCCAGATGCTTTTTGCGGCTCTTTATGTCCTTTTCATCAAATATTTTTGCAATTTCTTCAAATGCACCTTTTATTCCTGGATCAATATTTTCGGGAAGGATTTCGATTACTTGATTAATTATTTCTTTAGCTTTAGAGCCATTTTCCTCTTCAAAAAGCTCTACATTTTCAAGGATTTTAAGCAACCCAATATAAATGCAGTAACAAACATTTGTCTTTTTGTAAGTTTCCTTCGCGTCCTTGAACTGATTTGTAGCTTGCTTGATTAACTCCAGATCCGGTTGCTCAGAGCCAAGGGCTTCGTTGACCAGTTTTCTTCCTTCAAGATAACAAACAGTAGAATAAGCAGTTTTTTCAATTTCTTCGTCATCCTCAATTTTCCCCAACTTTTCAATTGCTTTAATCGCCTTTTCGTATCCCTCTGCCCTTTTTTCCGAGTCTTTTTCCTCTCTAATATCCTTTATAACATAATCTACATAAGCACTGAGACCTGCTTCCATCACCAACTTCTTTTCATGCTTCAGCCCATATTTGCTAAAAAATTCCTGATTCTTTTTGCAGAGTTGGTAAGCTTCTTCCAGATACTTAATCTGGCGGTGAGAATTGGTTTCAGATTTTGCCTGTTCTGTATTTAACTCAATAAGCTTCATTATCGAATGGGATTTTCTACCTATCGTCAGGTATTGCATAGGTTCGGAGTAGATTTCGAGTGCTTTTTCGTACCTTTGTTTAGCCTCTCCAATGCGCCCCATATTCCAAAGCAAGTTTCCTAAATTGTTGAGTGTAGTTCCTACATAAGATTGGTAAGATACGTTTTCGGGGTCATGTTCAAGGAGGTTTTGCCTCATTTCGAGTGCGTTTTCGTATCTTTGTTTCGCCTCTTCAATGCGCCCCATATCAGAAAGTAAAGAACCTAAATTGTTTAGTGTAGTTCCTACGTAAGATTGGTAAGATACGTTTTCGAGGTCAGTTGCGAGGAGGTTTTCATAAATTTCAAGTGCGTTTTCGTACCTTTGTTTCGCCTCTTCAATGCGCCCCATATCAGAAAGCAAGGCACCTAAATTGTTTAGTGTAGTTCCTACGTAAGATTGGTAAGATACGTTTTCGGGGTCGGTTGCGAGGAGGTTTTCATAAATTTCGAGTGAGTTTTCGTACCTTTGTTTCGCCTCTTCAATGCGCCCCATATCAGAAAGCAAGGCACCTAAATTGTTTAGTGTAGTTCCTACGTAAGATTGGTAAGATACGTTTTCGGGGTCGGTTGCGAGAAGGTTTTCATAAATTTCGAGTGAGTTTTCGTACCTTTGTTTAGCCTCTTCAATGCGCCCCATATTTTTAAGCAAGGCACCTAAATTGTTGAGTGTCATTGCTACATCTGATTGGTAAGATACGTTTTCGGGGTCAGTTGCGAGAAGGTATTGAGAGATTTGAAGGTGTAGCTCATAGCAATTTTTTGCTTGAAGAAAACGTCCCGTGTTATACAAAATATTTCCAAGAGTAATAATTTCGTCAAGGTTCATCTGAAGGATTGACTGGTAAAGCTCGTTATCAGGATCTGTTGAGATAAGTTCTTCAGCAATTTTTAAAGCAAGGGAATGAATATTCAGAGCTTCTTCATATGCCCCTACTGCCTGCATTAGATGTCCTTTTAAAGTCTGAACATAGAGAAAAATGTCATTTGTTTTCTCATGACGTGCGGCTTCTTCAGCTTTTTCAAGTGCTTTTAAGGCTTCCTCATTTTGATTTTTTTGCATTAGCTCTAAAGCTTCTTTTAAGTGGTTTACTGCTGAATCTCTCAAACTCTCCAACATAATAAAAGAATAAGTTAAGGATATTTTAAAGATTTTGTTTTTTTACGATGAAATAATGACAAAAAGTGCACAAATAAGAGATTATTTGCTTTTCTTTCTTTGCATACGCGGAAAAGCCGCGCCGTGGGCGCGTGGACAAATTTGGCCTAAGACGGCTGACTACAGTTGCTATGGATTAGATTTTAAACCGCTTAATTTCCTCCCACTTGAAATGGAGTTATTCTAGTACTGCGATTCCTAAGTAGGTTCATAAAAATTGAACTTTGAATCGATCCAACGATCATGAATTTTTTCCAGGAAATAAGGAATCTATTTTGGAATCGAAACACTAGTTTTTCGCACTCAGGATCTTTTTATTCAGGTATCAGGAATCTCACTTTAACCCACGTTTTCTAAAAATTTGATGTTTACTGATCTCTAAAAAAGGGACCTGGGAAAAGGTAAATAATGTGAACAGAGAAATGAAATACAAATAAAATAGAGATTCGGGGGAAGGGTAGAATCGAGATTCCTGAGTTTAGAAAGAAAGAAAAAATATACCTCCTGCTTGTGAGTATCTTTCTCGCAGCTATCCTCTTTTATACCTTCTATATCGGACAGCTTCTCTGGGGTATAGTTATTGATGTTCTCATTCTGAGGCTTTATTTCCTCATGAAAAGGGAAAGAAGTTACTTCAGTGAGTGTTCCCTGGATGAAAAAGAAGCAGGAACTCCGCTAGATCCTCAGATGAGGAAGAAAGTTCGGCTTGCAAACTTTCTTATTACTCTCTTCGTGCTTGGGCTGGTTGTTTATTCATACTTTACTTTACAGTTCATCTCGGGAGTCGTTGTAGGTCTACTGATTTTGCTTTATATACATATGCTACTGTTTTCGAAAGATGACTTGTAAAAAGTTAAACTAGTTAGACTGTTGCGAGCCTTAAGAGATTGGAGGCTCTATGACGCTGCCCTCTAGGATTCTCTCGGCGAATTTGAGATTAAAACCCTTCAAAATTTTAAGGATTTTCCGACTTGTCTGAATTCTCCAGCTTTTCCAAAGTTTCTGGCTTTTCCGGCTTTTCCGGCTTTTCTGGATTCTCCAGGTTTTCCAGAGTTTCTGGCTTTTCCTGTTCTTCCAGGCTTTCCAAATTCTCCAGGTTTTCAGGGTGCTTCAAGGTTTCCTGTTCTTCCAATTTTTCTGGATTCTCCAAGTTTTCCTGATTTTCCAGTTTTTCCAGGGTTTCTGGTTTTTCCTGCTCTTCCAGAGTTTCCAGTTTTTCAAGTCTTTCCCGGGTTAAAGCGATGGCTTCTTGAATATTCTTATCTTCAGGCTGCTGAGAGAGAATGTTTTCCTGTATGGCCAGAGCTTTTTCAAGGCTCTGTTTTGCAGTATCGCATTTTTCCGGCCCCTGCTGAATAAGGCAGTTTCCAAGCCGGCTGAGCGCAACTGCGAGTTCGGCCTGATAGCCAGGGTTGTCGGGCTTTTCTTCAAGCAGCTTTTCATAAAGCTCAATCACCTGACTGAGAATTTCGCATGCTTCTTCAAAAGAACCCATATCCATAAGGAGAGCTGCATAATTGTTCAGGTTCTCGCCGGCAGCAGATCGGAAAACGACGTTTTCAGGTTCTTTCTCCAGGAGAATTGTATATATCTCCCGAGCCCGAGTATAATACTCGACAGCCTGTGGCTTTTCACCTTTACTTTTTAGCAGGTTACCGGTATTGCTCAGGGTTGTGCCCATATAGTGCTGGTAGTCGAGATTTTCAGGATTAGCTTTAAGGAGTTCTGAACCTGCATCAATCGCCTTTTCGTAGGTTTCGAGAGCTTCATCATATTTTGCCTCAGTATAATAGATGCCCCCACGCATAAAAAGAATATAATATACTGCGTCAGTGGCTTTCGCTTTTCTTGCCGAGTCTTCAGCTTTGTTTAAGGTTTCAAGAGCTTTATCCAGCTTGCCTTTTTTGATCTGGGTTACTGCACTATGAATTTGCTTCAGAAGGAGAAGATTTCTTACCTTGCTTCTGGACATAAGAGAAAAATGCCTCTTGTTTTTTTAAATAGCTGTCGATATCGGTTTATGGACAGCCGGCAGTACATGGCTTAAAGTTAAATTCTAATTACCTCTAAGTTAGTTTTGAACTGATCTTAACAGGCCTGAACTGATCCGAAAATATCTAAACTAATCTGAACTAATCTGAACTAATCTAAACTAATCTAAACTAATCTAAACTAATCTAAACTAATCTAAACTAATCTAAACTGGTCTAAACCTGCCTGAAATGACCTTGAACGGATCTAAACTGATCTGAACTAGTGCATCGATTCTCAAATAAATATATAATAAGAAAATAATTACAGCTTGTGACGCAAATATTATTTTAAAGTCAGATGGAATTATGTAACACGGAAAACGCAGCTATTCGCAGAGTGATTCAATCTGGACATTATAACCACGGAAAACACGGAAAGCACGGAAGAGCCGCGCCTTTACTACTTATTTCCGTGGCTTCCGTGCTTTCAGTGGTTGTCAAAAAATTATTCCTAACATACTTTGGAATCAATGTACTAGTACTCCGATTCTGAAGTAGGTTCATAAAACGTGACTTTTTATAGATCTGAATATTAAGGATCTTTCCAGGAAATAAGAAATTGATTTTGGAATCGAAGCACTAGTTCTGAATCAGCTCCTAAATCTGAATCAGCTCCTAAGTAGCTCGGTCTGAATTAGTGAATAATGCTCAATGTATATATAGGGGAATAGCATAAAAGAGTTGAAATTATCTAAAATGATTTGAGAATTAATATTCCATTACATTTTAGAGCCAAATGTGCAAATCTAGCAGATAGTATAACAACAAAAAGTTTCCCTAGATTATAGATATCAAAATATTTCTATAAATTATATATACACTGGCAGGTTAATTATATATAGAGTAAGTTAATATAATTAGCAGATATATGTGTGGGGTCACAGTAACTTGAGGAACTCATTATTGTGGCATCCTCTTTTTGCCAATAATTTTATCACTAAAAGGTTATTATTTTTTCGATAACGTCAAGTATATATATTGATCAGTAACGTCTATTGAATAACGTTCTAATATGTGAGCTAACCATGGTGTATAATAATAATCAGAACATAGACAAGTCTTCGGGGAAGATGGATGAACCCGCTGAAAATATAGGCGAGTTCGTTCAGGACGGAGATACGTCTGCGGCCGATCAGAAGAAGGAGGAGTCCGGTGGGGGTATGACCGAGCCCGAATCCAATCAAGTTAAGGCCGAGTCTGAGTCCGATCAGGATGCGTATGAAGACGTTGATATCGGCTTTTCATTTGACAATACTTCTAATATAGACGTACCCAAACTTCTTATCGACCAGGTGCTGGGCCAGGAACATGCCGTCGAAGTCGTAAAAAAAGCGGCCGGTCAGAGACGGCATATCATGATGATAGGAACCCCAGGAACAGGGAAATCTCTGCTTGCAAAAGCAATGGCAGAACTTCTTCCAAAAGAAGAACTTAAGGATATCCTTGTGTATCCTAACATGGAAGACCTTAACAATCCTAAAATAAGGGAGGTTCCCGCCGGAAAGGGCAGAGAAATCGTCATGGCTCATAAGATGGAGGCCAGAAAGAAAGCCCAGGCCAGAAATATGCTCATGATGCTTTTTGTTGTGGGCATTATCATCTACTCTTATTTTGTTAGTCAATTACTATGGGGCATTATTGCAGGCATTATGATTCTCATGTTAACTCGCCAGTTCCTGCCTAAAGAAGAAATGATGATCCCGAAGCTGGCGGTTTCAAATTATGACAAAGAGCACGCACCTTATATCGATGCAACCGGAGCTCACGCAGGAGCTCTGCTTGGAGATGTGAGGCACGACCCATTCCAGTCCGGCGGGCTTGAAACTCCTGCTCATGACAGAGTAGAGGCTGGAGATATCCACAAGGCCCACAAAGGTGTGCTCTTTATTGACGAAATCAACACTCTCAGGCTGGAATCCCAGCAGAGTCTCCTGACTGCACTTCAGGAAAAAGAATACCCGATTACGGGGCAGTCTGAGAGAAGTTCAGGAGCTCTCGTCAAGACCGAGCCTGTACCCTGCGATTTTATTATGGTATCTGCAGGAAACCTCGACGCTGTGCAGAAGATGCACCCTGCGCTCAGGTCAAGAATAAAAGGTTACGGTTACGAAGTTTACATGCAGGATTCTATGGAAGATACTCCTGAGAACCGGAAGAAAATGGTCCGTTTCGTTGCCCAGGAAGTTGTTCGGGACGGGCATATTCCTCACTTTGATGAAGGTGCAGTGGAAGAAGTAGTTCGGGAAGCCAGAAGGCGGGCAGGCAGAAAAGGACACCTTACCCTAAAGCTTCGTGACCTTGGTGGACTTGTACGCGTGGCAGGAGATATTGCCCATTCCGAAGGCGCTCCATTAACAACCGCCGAGCACGTACTTGCAGCAAAAAGAATCGCAAGATCTATTGAACAGCAGCTTGCAGATAGTTATCTAGAAAACCGCAAGGATTACGAATCCTTCCTTAGAAAAGGTTCTGCTGTAGGCAGGGTCAATGGGCTTGCAGTCATGGGCGGAGATTCCGGAATTGTACTTCCTATAGTCTCCGAAGTCACCCCTGCACTTTCCGGAGCTGAAGGGCGTATTATAGCAACAGGTAAGCTTAAGACGATTGCAAAGGAAGCAGTGTTAAATGTCTCTGCCGTGATTAAAAACATGACAGGCACGGATGTATCTAGGCATGATGTCCATATCCAGTTTGTAGGGACCTATGAAGGTGTCGAAGGAGACAGTGCATCAGTTTCCATTGCAACAGCCGTTATATCTGCCATTGAGAATATTCCTGTAGACCAGACCGTGGCAATGACAGGTTCGCTTTCAGTCAGGGGAGATGTCCTGCCTGTAGGTGGAGTTACCTATAAAATCGAGGCTGCAGCCCGGGCCGGCATTAAGAAAGTAATTATCCCCAAAGCAAACGAGGCAGATGTTCTTATTGAAAAGGCATACAAGGAAAAAATCCAGATCATCCCTGTTTCCTCTATTGCGGAAGTAATGGAACACAGCCTTGTAGGTCCGAAAAAGAACTCAATTATCGAAAAATTGCGAAACATTACAAAGCTCAGCTTCGACATTCCTGAGGTTTCACCTGCTTCCGTACAGGCTAAGAACCTTTTTGGGTGCAGGAACTGATCATGACTATTATGCAGGATATTAAATTTTATGACTGCAGGGTAATTGAGGGCAGTTCCACCTCAATTATTCTGGATAACGGAAAGATTGAAGAACTATCCAGAAACTTCACACGGGGGGCCGGTGTAAGAGCTCTCTGTGGTGGTTCCTGGGGCTATACGTCTGTGGAAGGGGAAATCGACCTCAAGCAGGGTGTCGAGGCGGCCTCAGAACTTGCTATTTCTATGAATGCCAGTACTCCCAAGGAAGACGTGGAACTTGCAGCCATAAATCCTCCAAAAGTAAAGAATCTCCCTGAGGTCAGAATCGACCCAAGGGATGTTTCTATCGAGGAAAAAGTCGATCTTTTAAAAAGCATAGAAACCCATGCAAAAGTAAAGGGCATCAACAGTACCAAGGTAATGTACCTGGAATCCGAATTTAAAGTTGGGTACAGGAGTTCCGATGGAATTGAAGGTGCTTATGAGCTTATGAACGTCGGTTTTGCGGTTTCGGCAGTTGCTTCGGAAAATGGGGTATATCAGGCAGGCAGGGAGAGCCGCTTTGGATATGGGTATGAGGTTTTTGAGAAAGAAAATGTTCTGGAACTTGCTGGCAAGGCAGGAAATACCGCAATCGAACTTCTCAAAGCGAAAACCCCTAAAGGCGGAGAAATGCCTGTGGTCCTTGACCAGGAACTGGCTGGTGTCTTTGCCCACGAAGCCGTTGGACACGCAGCTGAAGCCGATCTTGTCCTTGAGGGCGACTCCATCCTTGAAAACCGAATTGGGGAACATATTGCATCTCCTCTTGTTACGATTATCGATGACCCTACCCTGCACGAGTTTGGATACTATCCTTTTGATGCCGAAGGGGCACAATCAAAAAAGACAGAAATAATCAAGAACGGGGTTTTTAATTCCTATCTCCATTCCCGGGAAACTGCAGCGAAACTTGGAGGAACTCCAGGGAACTGCAGAGCTCAGGGCTATTCAATGCCTGTTGTAAGGATGAGCAATACATTCATAGATAACGGTGATGCCAGGTTTGAAGAGATGCTTGAAGAGGTAAAAGACGGGATGTATCTTATAGGCTCAAGAGGAGGACAGGTAAACACCGGTGAAGGAATTTTCCAGTTCAATGCCGAAAAAGGGTACTTGATAAGGAACGGAGAACTCTCCGAACTTGTAAGGGACGTTTCTCTCTCCGGCAAAACTCTTGAAATTCTCAACCATGTGGCCCTTGTGGGCAATGACCTGAAAATGACTGCAGGCAGATGCGGAAAAGCCGGACAGCTCGTATCTGTATCAGATGGTTCTCCTCATCTTGCAATCTCAAAAGCCCTTGTAGGAGGTGCATGATGTACGAGCTTGCAAGAAAAGCCCTAAGGCTTGCAGAAAAGGCAGGGGCTGAAGAAGCTGAAATCTATTACGCTGCAAATCACTCAACAGGTGTGAATTTTAGAAAAGACGCCCTTGAGAATGCTAAAGACCGTTTTTCAGAAGGCATAGGAATCAGGGCAATAGTAAACGGAGCCGTGGGCTTTGCCAGCACAAATTCGGCAGCACAAGTCGAAAATGCTGTTGAGGTTGCAGTTGCCGAAGCTAGGGTCAGGGAAAGCGACCCTGATTGGATAAGTCTTCCTTCTAACGGGAAATATCCCACTGTCTCGGGCATCTTCGATAAAAAAGTCGATACTCTTGAACTTGAATCCTGTATTGAGCATGCCCTGGCACTTATTGACGGCACAAAAGAAGTCCCAGGCACGCTTCCAACATCAGGAGGTTTTACTCGGTCAAAGGGCAAGCAACTTATCCTGAACACAAATGGCATAGAAATCGAAGAGGAATCAACAGCAATTTCCGGTTTTGTGGATGTCATTACTGTAAATGGGCAGGCTTCAACAGCCTATGACTTCGGGATTTCTCGTTCTTTAGATATTGATTTCTTTGCCCTCGGAAAGAATGCAGCCGAGCTTGCACTGAAGTCCAATGGCGGAATAAAGGTCGAACCCCAAAAGACTGATGTGATCTTCCATCCGTTTGCCATTGCAGACATTATTGAAGAAGCGCTTTCCCCTTCATTTGATGCGGATAATGTCCAGAAGGGAAGGTCAGGCCTGATAGACAAACTGGGAGAAGAATTGGCAGTGCCAGAACTCAGTATCTACGATGACGGGCTCATTGAAGCAGGAATCGAAACATCGGCTTCGGATGACGAGGGAGTTCCTTCTCAGCGCACCACCTTGATTGGAAAAGGTGTGCTTGAAACTTATCTTTATGACAGTTATACTGCAGGAAAAGCAGGCGTAAAGAGTACAGGAAATAGTTCAAGGTCTTCTTACACAAGCCCTCCTTCAGTGGGGCTCAGGAATGTTATCGTTGATTATCCTCAGACAGATGTTATTGCTGATACGCAGTCCGGGATCTTCGTAAACACAGTAATCGGCGCCCACACGGCAAACTCGATTTCAGGAGATTTCTCCATAGAAGCCAGAAATGCCTTCACAATTAAAGACGGAGCACTTGACAAACCTATAAAATCCCTCATGATTTCGGGTAATGCTTTCGAGCTCTTAAAACAGATCACAGGGGCAGGCTTTGATGTCAGGAAAGTCGGAGGAATAATTACACCTTCAATCCGTGTTGCAGATATGAGTGTTATAGGGTGAACTACCTCTCCCTTAATTCTTCGCCTTTCGGCTTAGTTCCGAGGGAGAAGTTTCCTGATTCATTACTTTCTTTTTTGGGAATAAGTCCCCAAGCCGGTTCTCACTGGAAGCTGTCGAGGAAGGGGACTTCATGCCTTAGAAT contains these protein-coding regions:
- a CDS encoding tetratricopeptide repeat protein, whose amino-acid sequence is MSRSKVRNLLLLKQIHSAVTQIKKGKLDKALETLNKAEDSARKAKATDAVYYILFMRGGIYYTEAKYDEALETYEKAIDAGSELLKANPENLDYQHYMGTTLSNTGNLLKSKGEKPQAVEYYTRAREIYTILLEKEPENVVFRSAAGENLNNYAALLMDMGSFEEACEILSQVIELYEKLLEEKPDNPGYQAELAVALSRLGNCLIQQGPEKCDTAKQSLEKALAIQENILSQQPEDKNIQEAIALTRERLEKLETLEEQEKPETLEKLENQENLENPEKLEEQETLKHPENLENLESLEEQEKPETLENLENPEKPEKPEKPETLEKLENSDKSENP
- the lonB gene encoding ATP-dependent protease LonB, which encodes MVYNNNQNIDKSSGKMDEPAENIGEFVQDGDTSAADQKKEESGGGMTEPESNQVKAESESDQDAYEDVDIGFSFDNTSNIDVPKLLIDQVLGQEHAVEVVKKAAGQRRHIMMIGTPGTGKSLLAKAMAELLPKEELKDILVYPNMEDLNNPKIREVPAGKGREIVMAHKMEARKKAQARNMLMMLFVVGIIIYSYFVSQLLWGIIAGIMILMLTRQFLPKEEMMIPKLAVSNYDKEHAPYIDATGAHAGALLGDVRHDPFQSGGLETPAHDRVEAGDIHKAHKGVLFIDEINTLRLESQQSLLTALQEKEYPITGQSERSSGALVKTEPVPCDFIMVSAGNLDAVQKMHPALRSRIKGYGYEVYMQDSMEDTPENRKKMVRFVAQEVVRDGHIPHFDEGAVEEVVREARRRAGRKGHLTLKLRDLGGLVRVAGDIAHSEGAPLTTAEHVLAAKRIARSIEQQLADSYLENRKDYESFLRKGSAVGRVNGLAVMGGDSGIVLPIVSEVTPALSGAEGRIIATGKLKTIAKEAVLNVSAVIKNMTGTDVSRHDVHIQFVGTYEGVEGDSASVSIATAVISAIENIPVDQTVAMTGSLSVRGDVLPVGGVTYKIEAAARAGIKKVIIPKANEADVLIEKAYKEKIQIIPVSSIAEVMEHSLVGPKKNSIIEKLRNITKLSFDIPEVSPASVQAKNLFGCRN
- a CDS encoding TldD/PmbA family protein, with the protein product MTIMQDIKFYDCRVIEGSSTSIILDNGKIEELSRNFTRGAGVRALCGGSWGYTSVEGEIDLKQGVEAASELAISMNASTPKEDVELAAINPPKVKNLPEVRIDPRDVSIEEKVDLLKSIETHAKVKGINSTKVMYLESEFKVGYRSSDGIEGAYELMNVGFAVSAVASENGVYQAGRESRFGYGYEVFEKENVLELAGKAGNTAIELLKAKTPKGGEMPVVLDQELAGVFAHEAVGHAAEADLVLEGDSILENRIGEHIASPLVTIIDDPTLHEFGYYPFDAEGAQSKKTEIIKNGVFNSYLHSRETAAKLGGTPGNCRAQGYSMPVVRMSNTFIDNGDARFEEMLEEVKDGMYLIGSRGGQVNTGEGIFQFNAEKGYLIRNGELSELVRDVSLSGKTLEILNHVALVGNDLKMTAGRCGKAGQLVSVSDGSPHLAISKALVGGA
- a CDS encoding TldD/PmbA family protein, with the translated sequence MYELARKALRLAEKAGAEEAEIYYAANHSTGVNFRKDALENAKDRFSEGIGIRAIVNGAVGFASTNSAAQVENAVEVAVAEARVRESDPDWISLPSNGKYPTVSGIFDKKVDTLELESCIEHALALIDGTKEVPGTLPTSGGFTRSKGKQLILNTNGIEIEEESTAISGFVDVITVNGQASTAYDFGISRSLDIDFFALGKNAAELALKSNGGIKVEPQKTDVIFHPFAIADIIEEALSPSFDADNVQKGRSGLIDKLGEELAVPELSIYDDGLIEAGIETSASDDEGVPSQRTTLIGKGVLETYLYDSYTAGKAGVKSTGNSSRSSYTSPPSVGLRNVIVDYPQTDVIADTQSGIFVNTVIGAHTANSISGDFSIEARNAFTIKDGALDKPIKSLMISGNAFELLKQITGAGFDVRKVGGIITPSIRVADMSVIG